A genomic segment from Syntrophorhabdales bacterium encodes:
- a CDS encoding FAD-binding protein, producing MSSRRTFTTHSADVVILGGGGAAALAALAARESGATVALITKESSLVGGATIMSAGGTSAPYTEKDSPDTFLADILKTGGGLNNPRLVRIVADGGVPAVLNLEKYGYLLDRKDANTLRTIKQGEGHAYPRGMLDRREALGFCHALGRALMRNDIRLFTEMIVARLLVKDGRVVGALAFSLVTGDYVAFSAKSVILATGGLGALYKLTTNSAILTGDGYAMAFDVGAELIDMEMVQFFPINFPYPPTRKGKMLAVCSHFGSGVKLYNGLGERYMANYDPERLEFTTRDIAARANFMEIKQGRGTKNGAIIVDPRDHDPNILQRFKTSVPHIYAMFREVYGEKVAEWQEPFEAIPSQHFFMGGVRIDEECKTTIPGLFAVGEVSGGMHGANRLSGTALTEIFVFGPLVGKIAALDARGGDLIPFDRPDVEREIDRLEEGVAHGRGSARPFELKDAIQSLVWDKLGPVREEAEMKEAVAQLESIRRTASEQMAVRDQSRTYNRDRMEAIEVPFMIATALLMVRSALLREESRGGHYRSDFPLQDDNKWLRNVVVMKGRSGDAVVEARERVR from the coding sequence GTGAGCAGCAGAAGGACATTTACGACACACAGTGCGGACGTGGTCATTCTGGGAGGCGGTGGTGCTGCAGCGCTGGCAGCATTGGCGGCCCGGGAATCGGGTGCGACCGTCGCCTTGATTACCAAGGAGTCCTCTTTAGTCGGTGGCGCAACCATTATGTCGGCAGGTGGAACGAGCGCTCCCTACACTGAGAAGGATAGTCCTGATACATTTCTCGCAGATATCCTGAAGACAGGCGGGGGTCTGAACAATCCACGGCTCGTGCGAATAGTCGCTGATGGAGGTGTGCCCGCAGTACTGAATCTAGAGAAGTACGGGTATCTTCTGGATCGAAAAGATGCGAACACCCTGCGCACGATCAAGCAGGGGGAGGGTCACGCATATCCGCGAGGAATGCTCGACAGGCGTGAAGCACTCGGCTTCTGCCACGCGCTGGGAAGAGCGCTCATGAGAAATGATATCCGGCTCTTCACCGAAATGATTGTTGCAAGGCTGCTGGTTAAAGATGGCCGGGTTGTCGGAGCGCTCGCATTCAGCCTTGTCACCGGCGACTACGTCGCATTCAGCGCAAAATCGGTGATCCTCGCCACAGGGGGTTTAGGTGCTCTCTATAAGCTCACTACTAACTCTGCAATATTGACAGGCGACGGTTACGCAATGGCATTTGATGTGGGGGCTGAGCTTATCGATATGGAGATGGTGCAGTTTTTTCCGATCAATTTTCCCTACCCGCCCACAAGAAAAGGGAAGATGCTCGCCGTGTGCTCGCACTTCGGTTCCGGGGTCAAACTCTACAATGGGCTGGGCGAGAGATACATGGCGAACTACGATCCGGAGAGGCTGGAGTTTACAACGAGGGATATAGCTGCTCGCGCAAATTTCATGGAAATTAAGCAGGGTCGGGGCACAAAGAATGGTGCAATCATCGTCGATCCTCGAGATCATGACCCGAATATTTTGCAGAGATTTAAAACGTCCGTTCCGCACATTTACGCGATGTTTAGAGAAGTATACGGGGAGAAAGTGGCCGAATGGCAGGAACCGTTCGAGGCGATTCCGAGCCAGCATTTTTTCATGGGCGGCGTCAGGATAGACGAAGAGTGCAAGACAACTATTCCAGGCCTCTTTGCCGTCGGCGAAGTCTCGGGCGGCATGCACGGTGCGAACCGCCTCAGCGGTACTGCCTTAACGGAAATATTTGTCTTTGGTCCGCTTGTCGGAAAAATAGCGGCTCTCGACGCCAGAGGCGGAGACCTGATACCGTTTGATCGCCCGGATGTTGAGCGGGAGATCGACCGATTGGAAGAAGGGGTTGCTCACGGCAGAGGCAGTGCCAGGCCGTTTGAATTGAAGGATGCAATTCAGTCACTGGTCTGGGATAAGCTCGGTCCGGTACGGGAAGAGGCGGAGATGAAAGAGGCTGTTGCTCAGCTGGAGAGCATCCGGAGAACTGCATCCGAACAGATGGCGGTCAGAGATCAAAGCCGCACGTATAACCGGGACAGAATGGAGGCCATCGAAGTTCCTTTCATGATAGCGACCGCGCTTCTTATGGTGCGCTCCGCACTGCTGCGCGAGGAGAGTCGCGGAGGGCATTATCGTTCGGATTTTCCGCTGCAGGATGACAATAAGTGGTTGAGAAATGTGGTGGTCATGAAGGGCAGAAGCGGCGATGCAGTTGTTGAAGCCAGAGAAAGAGTAAGATAG
- a CDS encoding 2Fe-2S iron-sulfur cluster-binding protein — MNVKCDIYRFDPESGAKERYETYLLEAEPLETVLDILIRIYRNSQPSLSFRFACGVVKCGECAVTVNGIPCLACDKKIEPEMKIDPLPQLPVIKDLVIDRRKAFEQIFKILPELARKLDTSRRWQSVTPETADRYVQLTRCFECLMCQSACPVFGMMPEKFAGPLGMLWLAQMSLDPKSQAAVEPYAGPALEMCTRCGACSDVCPCSEKILDLAIETLEKR; from the coding sequence ATGAACGTGAAGTGCGATATATACCGGTTCGATCCTGAATCCGGTGCAAAGGAAAGATACGAGACCTACTTACTCGAAGCGGAACCCCTGGAGACAGTGCTGGATATACTGATACGGATATATCGCAATTCTCAGCCGTCTTTGAGTTTCAGGTTCGCGTGCGGAGTCGTAAAGTGCGGTGAATGCGCAGTCACCGTCAATGGGATACCCTGCCTTGCGTGTGATAAGAAGATAGAACCGGAAATGAAGATCGACCCCTTGCCGCAGCTTCCTGTGATCAAAGACCTTGTCATTGACCGGCGAAAGGCATTCGAGCAGATATTCAAGATTCTGCCGGAACTTGCGCGAAAGTTGGATACAAGCCGGCGATGGCAATCGGTCACGCCTGAGACTGCTGATCGCTATGTCCAGCTTACACGCTGCTTCGAATGTCTGATGTGCCAGTCTGCGTGCCCTGTATTCGGCATGATGCCGGAGAAATTTGCAGGACCTTTGGGGATGCTCTGGCTTGCACAGATGTCGCTCGATCCCAAGAGCCAGGCTGCCGTGGAGCCCTACGCCGGGCCCGCTCTGGAAATGTGCACGAGGTGCGGCGCCTGTTCCGATGTGTGCCCGTGCTCGGAAAAGATACTGGATCTGGCAATTGAGACGTTGGAGAAACGATAA
- a CDS encoding mandelate racemase/muconate lactonizing enzyme family protein, which yields MKISRVEIIPVDIPYKIPFRVSYGAVTSGSQIIFRIMTDEGIDGVGSAIGMGKIGLTRESAMAQMKSIASGFLLGQDPLNTEAILSRLDVLLPGGWRVKAHIDYALYDLKGKILNVPVYQLLGGLSREKIPLEIILMMDEPEVQARMATEFLAAGFHSIKMHVGGDLKLAVKRFKAVREAVGPDVQIAVDMASLRGTVCHYNAHDALRVIEALDEYDLHYAEQPVTTPDIAGFKYIKSHTKVPLAADASAESVGDAYDMIKEDGADIFHTLMGRIGGIRKSVIYTNLVDAAALDYAVCVLGNGIEHAAGAHFAVSRVKREKILDELSLIFYLYGGTETKDITTDVTKEISGKVEKGYLYPPKGPGLGVELNHEMLKRYAPSDVHTIVVE from the coding sequence ATGAAAATCAGTCGAGTCGAGATAATCCCGGTAGACATTCCTTACAAGATACCCTTCCGCGTTTCCTACGGAGCGGTAACATCAGGCAGTCAGATCATCTTCAGGATAATGACAGACGAGGGAATCGACGGTGTCGGGAGCGCCATCGGCATGGGTAAGATCGGCCTGACTCGCGAAAGCGCGATGGCACAGATGAAAAGCATCGCCTCAGGTTTTCTACTGGGGCAAGATCCGCTCAACACAGAAGCCATCCTCAGCCGACTGGACGTTTTGCTCCCCGGCGGCTGGAGAGTAAAGGCGCACATAGATTATGCGCTCTACGATCTCAAGGGCAAGATATTGAACGTTCCCGTTTACCAATTGCTCGGCGGCCTCAGCCGCGAGAAGATACCTCTCGAGATAATTCTGATGATGGACGAACCCGAGGTCCAGGCCAGGATGGCGACCGAGTTTCTCGCTGCCGGATTTCACAGCATCAAAATGCACGTGGGCGGCGACCTGAAACTCGCAGTGAAGAGATTCAAGGCTGTTCGCGAGGCTGTCGGGCCCGACGTCCAGATTGCAGTGGATATGGCCAGCCTGAGAGGAACCGTGTGCCACTATAATGCCCACGACGCCCTGCGTGTGATTGAGGCTCTGGACGAGTACGATCTTCACTACGCGGAGCAGCCGGTGACAACGCCAGACATAGCCGGCTTCAAGTACATAAAGAGCCACACGAAAGTTCCCCTTGCGGCTGATGCGAGTGCGGAGTCCGTCGGCGATGCCTATGACATGATTAAAGAGGATGGAGCCGATATCTTCCATACACTCATGGGAAGGATTGGAGGCATCAGGAAATCCGTTATCTACACGAACCTCGTCGATGCTGCGGCCCTTGATTATGCAGTCTGCGTCTTGGGTAACGGCATTGAGCATGCAGCAGGTGCTCACTTTGCTGTATCGCGCGTGAAGAGAGAGAAAATCCTGGATGAGCTCAGTCTGATCTTTTATCTTTACGGAGGGACTGAAACAAAGGATATCACCACAGACGTCACCAAAGAAATAAGCGGCAAGGTCGAGAAGGGCTATTTGTATCCGCCGAAAGGGCCGGGCTTGGGCGTTGAACTCAACCATGAGATGCTCAAGCGGTACGCACCGTCTGACGTGCACACGATCGTGGTGGAGTAG